In the genome of Thunnus albacares chromosome 8, fThuAlb1.1, whole genome shotgun sequence, the window GAGAGAGCAGTGAGGACCCGTTGCGTGGCGTCTTGTGGACTCCTGGCGCTGGAAGGCAGAGAGGATCTGGATAAAGAATAATACAGAAAGGTAGATAAATACCCCCGCCGTGTTTGGACAGCGGGTTTCAATATGCATCTCAAGTGTCTGGCTGAATAGCTGAAACAGACTGCAACCCCCCTCTCCAATCTTACACTCTccactgaataataataataataataataataataataataataataataataataataataataataataataattagcaatcaatggtaataataatttgagaatttgaaaatatttgttctgtgataaaaacaagaatCCTATTAATGCAACTATTATCAACAACTATGATTCAGTTAAATATCATTTCTATAGGACTGTAGCACAGACACAAAGGGGGTATTTTGTAATAGCCTACTTGAAACAGaggtaaactttttttttctctctctctctttcggaGAGAGAGCGCTCCCCTGGGCTCCGGGACTCCCAGGGGTCTTTAGGGAAAGCACACAGCCCAGACAGAGCCCGTTTTACTCGGTGACTTGATAAGTAGCCACACTCTCCCCGGAGGGGAGGAATTAAAGGGGGTGTGGGTTGGGAGTCAAGACCCCTGTCACCCGCTAAGcaaactgtgttttatgttgggagaaatTTCTCAATTTTCAAAGCAACCAGAAATAAACTTCagtgtttatttactgtaattatttGAACGCTTTGCTTAAGGTTTGCATCCCCTGTTATTATCTTTATGTGTTGAATAATTACTGGAATTATAATTTCATCCAGATTTCTACCTTCCCTGACGtttgattttactttttaattttaataattaataacacTGATATGATTATTGCTTTAAAATAATTGTGCAAATCTGTTCTTATTTTGATTCATGCAACAGCAATATCacttgaatttatttttttaataattattatttcctTCAGTGCGTTTTCAGCaaaccacaaagaaaaaaaaaaaaaaaggagaactTGTCTCACCTGTCATGAATGGGTCGAAAGGAAGACTTCAGGGTCTGTGTTGGAGGCGAATCAGACCTTACACCGTTTTCATGGTCTACAAaggaaataaacaataacatccATTAATACTCGAGTGCTGGAtaaattatatatgtatattaagAGGCCTGTTAACATATAAGaacacatgtaaataaaaatgaacccaatgtttttgtgcatctagtgtgtgtgcatatgtgtgtgtgtatgtatatatatatatatatatatatatatatatatatacatacacacacattatatacgttatatacattatatatatatgaattaaaaaagtgagTTTACCATGAAAAATTGTGCACTGCACACGGGTTTTATTCAGTGTAAAATAATACTTGTGCAGGCATGTAACTGTTATCTTACCTATGTGCTTGGGACTGTGGGTCTCTGGTGAGGCCTTGCTTTCATTGCTaagtgctgctgcagctgcgACCGGCGACACCACCACTGATGTCGGCTGCTGCTGGGCCGGCAAGTGGTGCttgtggtgatggtgatggtgctGGTTTACGCCCAGAAACGACCTCACGTTCAGCAAGGAGTTCTGGCCCAGGAAAGCTCCATTTGTCCAGTTGTGGAACTTCCCAATCTGGCAAGTGTACAGTCCATGACTGGGGAGGAAGGCCGGGTGGGTCTGGATCTGGTGGTGGGGTGCTGATGGGTGAGTGGTGGCCGCTGGGCCACATGGGGACGTGGGTTTCTGAGATGAACTGTCGGGACTAGTGGCGGTCTCTGCTAAAGACCATATTTTAGGCTTATTATTAGACGGGAGAGGAAAGCTCCCAGGTCTGTCTGGGGACAAAACTcttgtggtgttgttgttgttgccgtCCGAGTTCTCTTTACTCCCTGGGTGAACTGAAAGTGTGCTTTTAGATTTGTCAAAGGCCTCATGGGCCTGTAGGGCAAAGGCCCGTCTTTTCTCCAAGCTGTCCAACTCTCCACCCGCACCGCCACCGCCCCTGTGGTCCCTGCTCCCCTCTGTTGATTTATCGTCATCGTCCTCGTTGCTTTGATCCCCGTCGTTATCGTCGATTTTGTCTATATCAATGCTCTCCAAATCAATCTCCTCCTCGTCTTCGTTTTTCTCCGCCTCGTCCCCGCTGCCGAACAAGTTACCGTCCTCCCCGTCCTCTTTGCTCCTGCTACCCCAGGTCACCTTGTTCTCCTTCTTGAGCCTCCTCCTGGCGTTGGCGAACCAAGTGGAGACCTGCGTCAGGGTCATTTTGGTGATGATGGCCAGCATGATCTTCTCCCCCTTGGTTGGGTACGGGTTCTTCCTGTGCTCGTTGAGCCAGGCTTTTAGGGTGCTGGTGCTCTCCCGTGTGGCGTTCTTGGGCCTGGCTGGGTCTCCGTACTGAAACTGGCCGTATGGATAGAAGGCCGGAGAGGTGTGGGCAGCGAAGCTGGCAGGATGGACGCCAGGGCTGTCCTTCAGCTCATACTGTGATCCCTTGAAAATCAAGGATAATATGTTACCACACTAGAACCATAAATATGCATAAATCTGTTGGTACATTGAATTATAAAATACAAGCTTTAAACTTGTTAAACAATGTAGCTCAACTGCAATTTGGCTATTGTATAAATCTGAAATTCAAACAAGTGAAGAcggtttcttttaaaaaaaaaaaaaaaaaaaatccaacagtTGCAGTTGCACCTGACTCTGAGCTTTCCACAAATAAGCGTCTCAACTTGCAACACGCCACATGCAAGGCCTGCAGCACCTGCACGAAACTACTCCGTCAAAAGGCAAATACCTTTTATTAGCAAACATCTCTCATACATGTCAGTCTAATAACAGAACAAACGAAGTCATCAGAATGTCAGAAAGTTCGTTGCACTGTGAACACACAGATGGCGTGCAATTTCCCAGCTTTCATGTCAAACACCCTTCCACACTCCTCAAGTACGTCAAAGCAGTTAAGGCCTAGGTTAAGTTTTCCAAGCGTGTCCCACAGTTacacttttctttaataattaataataactcAACAGCCCCACGTCGTTTATATTTGTTTTGGACAAAGCATTCAGTCATATCGATCAACTCGAGCAACGGATGAGCTTGGATTTCGGGTAATAGTTCTTGTTTTGGGGCTTTAGCGCGATTCTCTGCCCTGGGGGCCTAATACACTCGTTAGccaacacattaacacactgcaAGTTTGTTATTATCACCAGGTATATTTCTGGCTAATATATGACTGACAATTCATCATCTAGACACAGTAAAAATCCACGTGGCAGTCAAGCAtaaaatcagataaaacaaagCCTACACAATGAAAACTTCACGCGTTTTTTTAGGCTTTTGTACGATGACAGAGATTATTTCTAAcgaactgataaaaaaaaaaaatatctgagcGGCCCAGAAGTAGAAACTTTTTCTTGTCATACTGCATGCTAAAACGCAGATCGATTGCACGGCTTTTCTTCCGTgaaatttatttaaacattgcaATCGATTTTTCTAACAATATGTAGGCTAATAATAACCGTATGGTGGGTGTGGATTACGTTTCCTCTTTACGTGTTTTTCTTTACGGACACAGAAAAAACTCCGAGCCcgattttgctttattttgtttatgatCACAAGTCAAACTTTCCACGTTTCTAACTCAACTTAACAAACCTcttgaaatgtcaaaaatcgaGCAAATATaatgacaaatatttaataa includes:
- the irx1a gene encoding iroquois-class homeodomain protein IRX-1a; the encoded protein is MSFPQLGYPQYLSASQAVYGSERPGVLTPSSRGGSTEIGGSPSATAAAVTSVLGMYANPYAHNYSAFLPYTSADLALFSQMGSQYELKDSPGVHPASFAAHTSPAFYPYGQFQYGDPARPKNATRESTSTLKAWLNEHRKNPYPTKGEKIMLAIITKMTLTQVSTWFANARRRLKKENKVTWGSRSKEDGEDGNLFGSGDEAEKNEDEEEIDLESIDIDKIDDNDGDQSNEDDDDKSTEGSRDHRGGGGAGGELDSLEKRRAFALQAHEAFDKSKSTLSVHPGSKENSDGNNNNTTRVLSPDRPGSFPLPSNNKPKIWSLAETATSPDSSSQKPTSPCGPAATTHPSAPHHQIQTHPAFLPSHGLYTCQIGKFHNWTNGAFLGQNSLLNVRSFLGVNQHHHHHHKHHLPAQQQPTSVVVSPVAAAAALSNESKASPETHSPKHIDHENGVRSDSPPTQTLKSSFRPIHDRSSLPSSARSPQDATQRVLTALSSA